One Paramisgurnus dabryanus chromosome 8, PD_genome_1.1, whole genome shotgun sequence DNA window includes the following coding sequences:
- the LOC135770632 gene encoding uncharacterized protein codes for MSQMSEREQVSGNATIVQQAVQPAEPRRSERDRTLTEKGREFQKEKVKGLILRFDSIYERWKVLTKVAKKSVIKQDPSDILQEHIKGIQREKSELNSVYDEYRKIDTPSHDMRRKLDRCASITRIVIQNAQSQMQGKEEEIIWPDASSVFASSTSSVSFQSNNSKSIHSAVSSSKRQEAAAEYAHTQAVLKIMSEQESHQTELQRLEAEDKLIVADQEAAASTRRLQREKEEIERKIEKERQEAALLKRQHEENAARKRSVENLKRELERLEELKKLNAAKAKLQVYDANEFYPTQDFVPQNSEGELPTDMQIICQASTADQHHPPPLRDETPRSELQNDMRELVKVLAEAMTANRLPIPEPSIFSGDPLKFNHWKSSFQTLIEKKNIPTSEKVFFLQKYVGGAAREALEGHFLVGSKDSYSAAWDLLNERYGQPFVIAKAFRDKLHTWPKIAPRESAELRKFVDLLRSCESAMSNNDSLHILNDGVENQKLTAKLPDWLSSRWNRKATQYQLEHRRFPNFSYFVAFLSMEASIACNPITSFHALRQGESDKAKIGSQNVMTSKNQTVGAKIFTTNTIERKIDTCVFCKKLGHSLHKCYKLREKPVADRIKFMQSEKLCFGCLSPGHQSKSCSNRMVCDSCSKRHPTCLHEERSKGDQEPKKEKSKERTQTQDVTKETTSNRVVQDTTSAQTSAIVPVYVSTPSDPDKEVLVYALLDSQSDSSFILDEVADVLDTNTEQVKLKLSTMSSKGTIIHCKRLNSLQIRGLFSSKKLTVPTVYTRDFIPANRTHIPVPETAKAWPHLEHLADHIAPRKDCEIGLLVGYNCPQALMPREVVCGEESQPFAQKTDLGWSIVSYGDPGEHYGDAIGVSHRIIVKQVMPEVNAMVKLKGEVHYVCNTKVSEMVTPDYIIKMLESDFSESVGDETTFSQEDLHFMAKLKDGIRQNQDGHFEMPLPFKQDTPNLPNNKSCAVQRLMSLERRLRRDQQYCTDYLGFMKDIIARGYAEKVPEEELQNQPVWYIPHHGVYHPQKPGKIRVVFDCSARFQETSLNDQLLTGPELTNTLVGVLCRFRKGPIAIMCDVEQMFHQFHVRPEHQDYLRFLWWENGDLDSPPSIFRMKVHLFGAASSPGCANFGLKHLAAQGQDTFNPSTVKFIQRNFYVDDGLVCATSDAEAIQLIKEARNLCSTGKLRLHKFVSNSKEVLKSIPKDECAESVKDMDMALGEPLIERALGVQWCVSSDDFQFRVTIKEHPNTRRGVLSTVASIYDPLGFVAPFILRGKQILQQLCRDKVTWDEELPLELRAQWEIWLQDLRNLSNVRIKRCYIPDSFKDVKQYELHHFSDASVTGYGECTYLRAVDVKGDVHCTLVMGKARVAPTKVTTVPRLELTAAVVAAKTSVMLRNELEIEGLQEHFWTDSKVVLGYINNDARRFHVFVANRIQRIKSTTDPAQWHFVRSEDNPADHASRGLSADQLVASNWFTGPDFLWERDLPKGDVMVGEVYDDDPELRMALVLTTKMREERSLLDRLTKFSDWKRAVKAIAFLKRHAKQIKGIKEKVSGSTSIEERKEAELFIIKLVQREAFSSEIRSIKQSKEVNPKDKVNKLHKLSPFVDEHDVLRVGGRLIRSVLHPHVKHPAIVPNRSHVSSLLIKHYHEKVRHQGRGITANELRSNGVWVIGCSSAVASHIHKCTTCRRYRRSTQDPKMADLPEERMEMTPPFTYCGIDCFGPFYVKEARKELKKYGLIFTCMCSRAIHIEMLDDLTTDAFINALRGFIAIRGHVRQLRCDQGTNFVGARGEFMKAIKDLDHEQLKEYGCEFIMNFPSSSHMGGVWERQIRTIRSVLTVILDQSAKRLDSASLRTFLYEVMAIINSRPLTIEHLNDPTSLEPLTPNHILMMKSNIIFPPPGEFVSSDLYLRKRWRQVQFLANEFWTRWKKEYLLNLQQRQMWQKEKRNTKVNDIVILQEDSSPRNQWRLARVTEVYPSTDGIVRKVKLLISDSTLDSQGRRITKPVYLDRPVQKTVVLIEAE; via the coding sequence ATGTCTCAAATGAGTGAAAGGGAACAAGTGTCAGGGAATGCTACCATTGTACAACAAGCAGTACAGCCTGCAGAACCTCGTAGAAGTGAAAGAGATCGAACATTAACAGAAAAAGGAAGGGAATTTCAGAAGGAAAAAGTGAAAGGATTAATACTTCGCTTTGACAGTATTTATGAACGCTGGAAGGTTTTGACAAAGGTGGCTAAAAAATCTGTAATCAAACAAGATCCCAGTGATATCCTTCAAGAACACATTAAAGGGATTCAAAGAGAAAAATCAGAGTTGAACAGTGTTTATGATGAATACCGAAAAATTGACACCCCATCTCATGACATGAGGCGCAAGTTGGACAGATGTGCATCCATCACCAGAATTGTAATACAGAATGCACAATCTCAAATGCAAGGAAAGGAGGAAGAGATTATATGGCCTGATGCTTCATCTGTATTTGCTTCTTCAACCTCCAGTGTTTCATTTCAGAGCAATAATTCTAAGTCCATTCACTCTGCTGTATCCTCATCAAAAAGACAAGAAGCTGCTGCTGAATATGCACATACACAGGCTGTATTGAAGATTATGAGTGAGCAAGAAAGCCACCAAACAGAACTACAGAGACTTGAAGCTGAGGATAAGTTAATAGTTGCAGACCAAGAAGCAGCTGCATCAACTCGCCGCCTTCAAAGAGAAAAGGAAGAAATTGAGCGCAAAATAGAAAAAGAGAGACAAGAGGCTGCTCTGTTAAAGAGACAGCATGAAGAAAATGCTGCAAGAAAAAGGTCAGTTGAAAATTTGAAAAGAGAGCTTGAGCGTTTGGAAGAGCTAAAGAAGCTTAACGCAGCCAAAGCAAAGCTTCAAGTGTACGATGCAAATGAGTTCTATCCAACCCAAGACTTTGTACCACAAAACTCTGAAGGTGAGCTGCCTACAGATATGCAGATAATCTGTCAAGCGAGTACTGCTGATCAGCATCATCCACCACCGCTCCGAGATGAGACTCCAAGAAGTGAACTTCAAAATGACATGCGAGAGCTGGTGAAGGTCTTAGCTGAAGCTATGACAGCAAACAGGCTACCCATTCCAGAGCCTTCAATATTTAGTGGAGATCCACTCAAGTTTAATCATTGGAAATCATCATTTCAGACACTTATAGAGAAAAAGAATATTCCAACCTCAGAGAAAGTCTTCTTCCTTCAAAAATATGTGGGAGGAGCTGCTAGAGAAGCCCTAGAAGGTCATTTTCTGGTTGGTTCAAAAGATTCATACAGTGCAGCATGGGACCTGCTCAATGAAAGATATGGCCAACCCTTTGTAATTGCCAAGGCTTTTCGAGACAAACTACATACATGGCCAAAGATAGCTCCAAGAGAGAGTGCTGAGTTGAGAAAATTTGTGGACCTTTTACGCAGTTGTGAAAGTGCTATGTCTAACAATGACAGTCTCCACATTCTTAATGATGGAGTTGAGAATCAAAAACTTACTGCTAAGTTACCTGACTGGTTAAGCTCCAGATGGAACCGAAAGGCCACACAATATCAACTTGAACACAGAAGGTTCCCAAACTTCAGTTATTTTGTGGCATTCCTTTCAATGGAGGCTAGCATCGCTTGCAACCCCATTACATCTTTTCATGCATTACGGCAAGGTGAATCTGATAAAGCAAAGATCGGGAGCCAGAACGTTATGACCTCCAAGAACCAAACCGTAGGTGCCAAGATCTTCACGACAAACACCATTGAGAGGAAAATAGACACATGTGTGTTTTGCAAAAAACTAGGACACAGCTTACACAAATGCTATAAATTAAGAGAGAAGCCAGTTGCTGACCGCATAAAATTTATGCAAAGTGAAAAGCTGTGCTTCGGCTGTTTGAGCCCTGGTCACCAGTCTAAGAGCTGCAGTAACCGGATGGTCTGCGATTCATGCTCAAAGAGGCACCCCACATGCCTGCACGAAGAACGTTCAAAAGGGGACCAAGAACCAAAGAAGGAAAAATCTAAGGAAAGAACTCAAACACAAGATGTCACAAAGGAAACAACTTCTAACAGAGTTGTACAAGATACTACCAGTGCACAGACGTCAGCAATAGTGCCTGTCTACGTGTCAACGCCAAGTGATCCAGACAAGGAAGTTCTCGTCTATGCTCTGTTAGATTCACAGAGTGACTCTTCATTCATTCTTGATGAAGTGGCAGATGTTCTTGATACAAACACTGAACAAGTGAAGTTAAAACTATCTACGATGTCGTCAAAAGGTACAATCATTCACTGTAAAAGACTTAATAGCTTACAAATAAGGGGCTTATTTTCCTCTAAGAAGTTAACAGTGCCAACAGTTTACACACGTGACTTCATTCCTGCTAATCGCACACACATCCCAGTGCCTGAGACAGCAAAGGCATGGCCTCACTTGGAGCATCTTGCTGACCACATTGCGCCTCGAAAGGATTGCGAAATTGGTCTGTTGGTTGGGTACAATTGCCCACAAGCTTTAATGCCACGAGAAGTCGTTTGTGGGGAGGAAAGCCAGCCATTTGCTCAGAAGACCGACTTAGGATGGAGCATAGTGAGTTATGGTGACCCAGGAGAACACTACGGTGATGCAATTGGAGTAAGTCATCGCATCATCGTAAAACAAGTCATGCCTGAAGTGAATGCAATGGTCAAGCTTAAAGGAGAAGTCCACTATGTTTGCAATACGAAGGTCAGTGAAATGGTCACTCCAGATTACATAATTAAGATGTTGGAATCTGATTTCAGTGAGAGTGTAGGAGACGAGACAACCTTCTCTCAAGAAGATCTACACTTCATGGCTAAATTGAAGGACGGAATCAGACAGAATCAAGATGGACATTTTGAAATGCCCCTACCTTTCAAACAAGATACACCAAATCTACCAAATAATAAATCATGTGCTGTCCAACGCCTAATGTCCTTGGAACGAAGGCTTAGGAGAGACCAGCAATACTGCACTGACTACTTGGGGTTTATGAAAGACATCATTGCTCGGGGCTATGCAGAAAAGGTCCCTGAAGAAGAGCTTCAAAATCAACCAGTCTGGTATATTCCCCATCACGGCGTATACCACCCCCAAAAGCCTGGGAAGATACGAGTGGTCTTTGATTGCTCAGCAAGGTTCCAAGAAACATCACTGAATGACCAACTTCTTACTGGTCCAGAGCTTACAAACACCTTGGTGGGAGTCCTTTGTAGGTTTCGCAAGGGTCCGATTGCCATCATGTGTGACGTGGAACAAATGTTTCACCAGTTCCATGTAAGGCCTGAGCACCAAGACTACCTCAGGTTCTTATGGTGGGAGAACGGTGATCTAGACTCTCCACCCTCAATTTTTCGGATGAAGGTCCACCTATTTGGGGCAGCCTCCTCACCTGGATGTGCCAATTTTGGACTTAAACATCTAGCCGCTCAAGGTCAGGATACATTTAACCCAAGCACCGTTAAGTTCATCCAAAGGAATTTTTATGTTGATGATGGATTGGTGTGTGCAACATCTGATGCTGAAGCAATCCAACTGATTAAGGAAGCAAGAAACCTTTGCAGCACAGGCAAGCTAAGACTACACAAATTTGTCTCCAACAGCAAGGAGGTATTGAAATCAATACCGAAGGATGAGTGTGCTGAAAGTGTCAAAGACATGGATATGGCTTTGGGAGAGCCACTCATAGAAAGAGCTCTTGGCGTACAGTGGTGTGTGTCCTCTGATGACTTCCAGTTCAGAGTGACCATCAAGGAACACCCAAATACCAGAAGAGGAGTACTTTCTACAGTAGCTTCCATCTACGATCCTTTGGGGTTCGTAGCGCCCTTTATTCTACGTGGAAAGCAGATCCTACAACAACTCTGTAGAGACAAAGTAACTTGGGATGAGGAGCTCCCACTAGAGCTAAGAGCACAATGGGAAATCTGGCTACAAGATCTTCGAAACTTATCTAATGTAAGGATCAAAAGATGTTATATCCCAGATAGCTTCAAAGATGTCAAGCAGTACGAACTTCACCACTTCTCCGATGCAAGTGTCACCGGTTATGGGGAATGTACTTACCTCAGAGCAGTCGATGTCAAGGGAGATGTTCACTGCACACTAGTCATGGGAAAAGCACGGGTTGCTCCTACCAAAGTAACCACTGTGCCACGGCTTGAGTTGACGGCTGCAGTTGTAGCAGCAAAAACGAGTGTTATGCTCAGAAATGAGCTTGAAATAGAGGGCCTTCAAGAACATTTTTGGACTGACTCAAAGGTCGTCCTCGGCTACATAAACAATGATGCCAGACGGTTTCATGTGTTTGTAGCGAACAGAATCCAAAGAATTAAGTCCACTACAGATCCTGCACAATGGCACTTTGTAAGGTCTGAAGATAATCCTGCGGATCACGCGTCGAGAGGTCTCTCCGCAGATCAGCTTGTTGCTTCAAATTGGTTCACTGGCCCAGATTTTTTATGGGAAAGAGATCTACCCAAAGGAGATGTTATGGTGGGAGAAGTCTATGATGATGATCCTGAACTTAGAATGGCCCTGGTGCTCACCACCAAGATGAGGGAGGAGAGGTCATTGTTAGACCGCTTAACAAAGTTCTCTGACTGGAAAAGAGCTGTCAAGGCTATTGCTTTTCTAAAGCGCCATGCTAAGCAGATCAAGGGCATCAAAGAGAAAGTAAGTGGATCTACAAGTATTGAGGAAAGAAAGGAAGCAGAGCTGTTTATAATCAAGTTGGTTCAGAGGGAAGCATTCAGCAGTGAAATCAGAAGTATAAAGCAAAGCAAGGAAGTAAACCCTAAAGACAAagtaaacaaactacacaaactGAGTCCATTTGTAGATGAACATGATGTGCTTAGGGTTGGAGGACGTTTAATAAGATCTGTTCTTCATCCTCATGTCAAGCATCCTGCCATTGTGCCAAATAGGAGTCATGTATCATCGTTGCTAATCAAGCACTACCATGAAAAAGTGCGTCATCAAGGAAGAGGAATAACTGCAAATGAATTGCGATCCAATGGAGTATGGGTAATAGGATGCAGCAGTGCAGTTGCCTCACATATTCACAAGTGCACAACATGCAGAAGGTACAGAAGGAGCACACAAGATCCAAAAATGGCAGATTTGCCAGAAGAAAGAATGGAAATGACACCTCCTTTCACATATTGTGGTATAGACTGCTTTGGACCGTTCTATGTGAAGGAAGCAAGGAAAGAACTGAAGAAGTATGGTCTTATTTTCACCTGTATGTGCTCTAGAGCCATACATATTGAAATGCTTGATGACCTCACtacagatgcttttatcaacGCATTGCGTGGATTCATCGCCATACGCGGCCATGTAAGACAGTTGAGATGTGATCAAGGCACTAACTTCGTAGGTGCAAGAGGAGAGTTCATGAAGGCAATAAAGGATTTGGATCATGAACAGTTAAAGGAATATGGATGTGAGTTCATAATGAACTTCCCATCATCAAGCCATATGGGAGGCGTATGGGAGAGGCAAATAAGGACGATCAGAAGTGTCTTGACCGTAATCCTTGACCAGTCTGCTAAACGACTCGACAGTGCCTCACTCAGAACCTTTCTGTATGAAGTTATGGCTATAATAAATAGCAGACCTCTTACAATTGAGCATTTGAATGACCCAACAAGCCTTGAACCTCTCACGCCCAATCACATTCTCATGATGAAGTCTAACATAATATTCCCACCTCCTGGTGAGTTTGTGAGTTCAGATCTATACTTGCGCAAGAGATGGCGCCAGGTGCAGTTCTTGGCGAACGAATTTTGGACAAGGTGGAAGAAGGAGTATCTCCTTAATCTTCAGCAAAGGCAAATGTGGCAGAAAGAGAAAAGAAATACAAAGGTTAATGACATTGTCATCCTGCAGGAGGACAGTTCTCCACGTAACCAATGGAGATTGGCAAGGGTGACAGAGGTGTATCCGAGCACTGATGGAATAGTTCGAAAGGTGAAATTGTTGATTAGTGACTCGACCTTAGACAGCCAGGGAAGACGCATTACCAAGCCAGTCTACCTTGATAGGCCTGTACAAAAGACAGTTGTATTGATTGAAGCAGAGTAA